A DNA window from Halomonas zincidurans B6 contains the following coding sequences:
- a CDS encoding sigma-54 interaction domain-containing protein, translating into MNAFIGDSLPMKMLYKKLKQVSCSDAPVFISGESGTGKELCASVLHKYGKRHQGPFIAVNCAAIPSELFESQLFGHLRGAFTGASCDRDGYTMAADGGTLFLDEVAELSLDVQSKLLRFLQTGQVIPVGATAPRVVDCRIVCATNVDPSVLVREGRFREDLYYRLHVIPVALPPLRDRGDDIVEIARALVARYAGSEGKAFQRISHQAELALRCYSWPGNVRELENVIRRAVVMHDGEQLTEHMLELSVAARRVPLPPTFKQVPDEGSSAHVRPLWMIERDAIEHAIAACGGNIQRAAALLEVAPSTLYRKRLVWKTS; encoded by the coding sequence ATGAACGCCTTTATCGGTGACTCGCTGCCGATGAAAATGTTATACAAAAAGCTGAAGCAAGTTTCATGTTCCGATGCGCCCGTTTTTATTAGCGGAGAAAGTGGCACCGGCAAGGAACTCTGCGCCAGTGTTCTCCATAAATACGGAAAGCGCCATCAAGGCCCTTTCATCGCCGTCAATTGTGCGGCGATTCCGTCTGAACTCTTCGAGTCGCAATTATTCGGCCACTTGAGGGGCGCCTTTACCGGGGCTTCCTGTGATCGAGACGGCTATACCATGGCGGCAGATGGCGGAACGTTGTTTCTGGACGAGGTCGCCGAACTCAGTCTCGATGTACAAAGCAAGCTGCTGAGATTCCTGCAGACCGGTCAGGTGATTCCCGTGGGGGCGACGGCGCCGCGTGTCGTCGATTGTCGTATCGTTTGCGCCACCAACGTCGATCCTTCCGTGCTGGTCCGTGAGGGCCGCTTTCGCGAGGATCTCTATTACCGCCTGCATGTAATTCCCGTTGCATTGCCACCGTTGCGCGACCGAGGCGATGACATCGTCGAGATCGCTCGTGCGTTGGTGGCGCGCTATGCCGGGTCGGAGGGCAAGGCCTTTCAACGGATTTCGCATCAAGCCGAGCTTGCCCTGCGGTGCTACAGTTGGCCGGGCAATGTCCGCGAACTGGAAAATGTCATCCGACGTGCGGTCGTCATGCATGACGGCGAGCAATTAACCGAGCATATGCTCGAACTATCTGTAGCGGCGCGAAGGGTGCCTCTGCCCCCAACGTTCAAGCAAGTTCCTGACGAGGGGTCCTCTGCACACGTTCGTCCACTATGGATGATCGAGCGAGATGCGATCGAGCATGCCATAGCTGCTTGTGGGGGAAACATTCAGCGAGCGGCGGCATTGCTAGAGGTAGCGCCTTCGACCCTCTACCGCAAGCGTCTCGTCTGGAAGACATCTTGA
- a CDS encoding Yip1 family protein → MLTHVWGLLAHPNREWRQIHSERETLTHLYAHHVLALAAIPVVSAFIGTTQIGWDYGGGETIRLAYSDAFFAGIAFYVAILAAVGLMGVVIHWLARRYSTQPSRRDCIIFAGYVATPMFLSGLVALYPLLWLCLLAIIVGLCYSAVLLYIGIPAFLGISNEEGFIVTGSTLGIGVLVLEVLLGLTVLLWGYGARLLGVEL, encoded by the coding sequence ATGCTCACGCACGTCTGGGGACTGTTGGCGCACCCGAACCGTGAATGGAGGCAGATCCATAGCGAACGGGAGACGCTGACCCATCTCTATGCTCACCACGTATTGGCATTGGCGGCGATCCCGGTGGTAAGCGCCTTCATCGGCACCACCCAGATCGGGTGGGATTACGGCGGTGGCGAAACGATACGCCTTGCATACTCGGATGCCTTTTTCGCCGGTATCGCCTTTTACGTGGCCATTCTGGCGGCGGTGGGTTTGATGGGGGTGGTCATTCATTGGCTGGCGCGGCGCTACTCTACCCAACCGAGTCGCCGCGACTGCATCATTTTCGCCGGCTACGTGGCGACGCCGATGTTCTTGAGCGGATTGGTGGCTCTCTATCCATTGCTCTGGCTATGCCTGCTGGCGATCATCGTGGGGCTCTGTTATAGCGCCGTCCTGCTGTATATCGGTATTCCCGCGTTTCTAGGCATCAGCAACGAAGAAGGCTTCATCGTCACCGGCTCGACACTGGGAATCGGCGTCTTGGTACTCGAGGTATTGCTGGGGCTGACCGTGCTGCTGTGGGGCTACGGCGCGAGACTGCTGGGTGTCGAATTGTGA
- a CDS encoding Mu transposase C-terminal domain-containing protein, whose amino-acid sequence MATDTVPIAERGVATLSEQAWERARCRAEIIGPLAQSETVGHEAADAAAQALGLSRRQVYVLIRRARQGSGLVTDLALGQSSGGKGKGRLPESVERIIRELLQKRFLTKQKRSLAAFHREVARVCKLQKLRMPARNTVALRIASLDPLKTTRLREGQDASRILQGVGGVPPPVSAPLEQVQIDHTVIDLIVVDERDRQPIGRPYLTLAIDVFTRCVVGMVVTLEAPSAVSVGLCLAHAGCDKRPWLERLDVEMDWPMSGKPALLYLDNAAEFKSEALRRGCEQHGIRLDYRPLGQPHYGGIVERIIGTAMQMIHDELPGTTFSNPDQRGEYASEKMAALTLRELERWLALAVGTYHGSVHNGLLQPPAARWAEAVARTGVPTVITRTTAFLVDFLPVLRRTLTRTGFVIDHIHYYADALKPWIARRDRLPAFLIRRDPRDISRIWVLEPEGQHYLEIPYRTLSHPAVTLWEQRQALAKLRQQGREQVDESALFRMIGQMREIVTTAQKATRKARRDADRRQHLKSTEQPVKTTPPADTDMADPQADNQPPAKPFDQIEEW is encoded by the coding sequence ATGGCGACCGATACCGTACCGATTGCCGAGCGCGGCGTAGCCACCCTGTCAGAACAGGCATGGGAGCGTGCTCGCTGCCGCGCGGAGATCATTGGGCCGTTGGCGCAGTCGGAGACGGTCGGGCATGAAGCGGCCGACGCAGCAGCCCAGGCGCTGGGTCTGTCCCGGCGGCAGGTCTACGTCCTGATCCGCCGTGCCCGGCAAGGTTCGGGGCTGGTCACTGATTTGGCTCTTGGACAGTCGAGCGGTGGCAAAGGTAAAGGCCGCTTGCCGGAGTCGGTCGAACGAATCATCCGCGAGCTACTGCAAAAGCGCTTCCTGACCAAGCAGAAGCGCAGCTTGGCGGCGTTCCACCGTGAAGTTGCGCGGGTGTGCAAGCTGCAAAAGCTGCGGATGCCGGCGCGCAACACGGTCGCGTTGCGGATCGCCAGCCTTGATCCACTCAAGACCACTCGACTTCGGGAAGGCCAGGATGCGTCCCGCATCCTGCAAGGTGTTGGCGGTGTTCCTCCGCCAGTCTCCGCACCGCTGGAGCAGGTACAGATCGACCACACAGTCATCGACCTGATCGTGGTGGACGAGCGCGACCGGCAACCGATTGGCCGTCCGTACCTGACCCTCGCCATCGACGTGTTCACCCGCTGCGTGGTTGGCATGGTGGTCACGTTAGAAGCGCCATCTGCCGTCTCGGTCGGCCTGTGCCTCGCACACGCCGGTTGCGACAAGCGCCCTTGGTTGGAAAGGTTGGACGTGGAAATGGACTGGCCGATGAGCGGCAAGCCCGCGCTGCTCTACCTGGACAACGCGGCCGAATTCAAGAGCGAGGCGCTACGCCGTGGCTGCGAGCAGCATGGCATCCGGTTGGACTATCGGCCTCTCGGGCAGCCGCACTATGGCGGCATCGTGGAACGGATCATCGGCACGGCGATGCAAATGATCCACGACGAATTGCCGGGGACGACCTTCTCCAACCCTGACCAGCGCGGGGAATACGCCTCCGAGAAGATGGCCGCCCTGACACTGCGCGAGCTGGAACGCTGGCTCGCATTGGCGGTTGGCACCTATCACGGCTCCGTGCACAACGGCCTGCTCCAACCGCCGGCCGCACGCTGGGCCGAAGCTGTCGCGCGTACCGGCGTTCCAACCGTCATCACTCGCACCACGGCTTTTCTGGTCGATTTCCTGCCCGTCCTCCGCCGCACCCTGACCCGCACTGGCTTCGTCATCGACCACATCCACTACTACGCCGATGCGCTCAAGCCGTGGATAGCTCGGCGCGACCGCCTGCCTGCGTTCCTGATCCGGCGCGACCCACGCGACATCAGCCGCATTTGGGTGCTGGAGCCGGAGGGGCAGCACTATCTGGAAATTCCATACCGTACCTTGTCGCACCCGGCTGTCACCCTCTGGGAACAACGGCAGGCGCTGGCGAAATTGCGGCAGCAAGGGCGCGAACAGGTGGATGAGTCGGCGCTGTTCCGCATGATCGGGCAGATGCGCGAAATCGTGACCACTGCGCAGAAAGCCACGCGCAAGGCGCGGCGCGACGCGGATCGACGCCAGCATCTCAAGTCAACGGAACAACCTGTCAAAACCACGCCACCAGCGGACACGGACATGGCAGACCCGCAGGCGGACAACCAGCCACCTGCCAAACCGTTCGACCAGATTGAGGAGTGGTAG
- a CDS encoding TniB family NTP-binding protein, producing the protein MDEYPIIDLSHLLPAAQGLARLPADERIHRLRADRWIGYPRAVEALNRLEALYTWPNKQRMPNLLLVGPTNNGKSMIVEKFRRAHPASSDADQEHIPVLVVQMPSEPSVIRFYVALLAAMGAPLRPRPRLPEIEQLALTLLRKLGVRLLVIDELHNVLAGNSVNRREFLNLLRFLGNELRIPLVGVGTRDAYLAIRSDDQLENRFEPMMLPVWEANDDCCSLLASFAASLPLRRPSSIATLDMARYLLTRSEGTIGELAHLLMAAAVAAVESGEEAINHRTLSMADYTGPSERRRQFERELM; encoded by the coding sequence GTGGACGAATATCCCATCATCGACCTGTCCCACCTGCTGCCGGCGGCCCAGGGCTTGGCCCGTCTCCCGGCGGACGAGCGCATCCATCGCCTTCGCGCCGACCGCTGGATCGGCTATCCGCGAGCAGTCGAGGCGTTGAACCGGCTGGAAGCCCTGTATACGTGGCCAAACAAACAACGCATGCCCAACCTGCTGTTGGTCGGTCCAACCAACAACGGCAAGTCGATGATCGTCGAGAAGTTCCGCCGCGCCCACCCGGCCAGCTCCGACGCCGACCAGGAGCACATCCCGGTATTGGTCGTGCAGATGCCGTCCGAGCCATCGGTGATCCGCTTCTACGTCGCGCTGCTCGCGGCGATGGGAGCACCATTGCGACCGCGCCCACGGCTGCCGGAAATAGAGCAACTGGCGCTGACACTGCTGCGCAAGCTCGGTGTGCGTTTGCTGGTGATCGACGAGCTGCACAACGTCCTGGCCGGCAACAGCGTCAACCGCCGGGAATTCCTCAACCTGCTGCGCTTCCTCGGCAACGAATTGCGCATCCCGCTGGTCGGTGTGGGCACACGCGACGCCTACCTGGCCATCCGCTCGGATGACCAGTTGGAAAATCGCTTCGAGCCGATGATGCTGCCGGTGTGGGAGGCCAACGACGATTGCTGTTCACTGCTGGCCAGCTTCGCGGCTTCGCTCCCGCTGCGGCGACCTTCGTCGATTGCCACGCTGGACATGGCTCGCTACCTGCTCACGCGCAGCGAGGGCACTATTGGCGAGCTGGCGCACCTTTTGATGGCGGCGGCCGTGGCCGCCGTGGAGAGTGGTGAGGAAGCGATCAACCACCGCACGCTCAGCATGGCCGATTACACCGGTCCCAGCGAGCGGCGGCGGCAATTCGAGCGGGAACTGATGTGA
- a CDS encoding TniQ family protein, which produces MKPAPRWPLHPAPREAEALSSWLNRVALCYHMEVSELLEHDLGHGQVDDLDTAPPLALLAMLSQRSGIELDRLRCMSFAGWVPWLLDSLDDQIPAALETYAFQLSVLLPRLRRKTRSITSWRAWLPTQPIHRACPLCLNDPENQAVLLAWKLPLMLSCPLHGCWLESYWGVPGRFLGWENADAEPRTASDAIAAMDQRTWQALTTGHVELPRRRIHAGLWFRLLRTLLDELNTPLSTCGTYAGYLRQIWECCGHPLRAGQSLWRPYETLNPAVRLQMLEAAATAISLIEVRDISPPGEHAKLFWSEPQTGFTSGLPAKAPKPEPVDHWQRAIQAIDEAIIEARHNPETARSLFALASYGRRDPASLEQLRATFAKEGIPPEFLSHYEPSLPFACLRQNDGLSDKF; this is translated from the coding sequence GTGAAGCCAGCGCCACGCTGGCCACTGCATCCGGCACCCAGGGAAGCCGAAGCCCTGTCTTCGTGGCTCAACCGCGTGGCCCTTTGCTATCACATGGAAGTGTCCGAGCTGCTGGAGCACGATCTTGGTCACGGCCAGGTTGATGACCTGGACACCGCGCCACCACTGGCGCTGCTGGCGATGCTCTCCCAGCGGAGCGGTATCGAGCTGGATCGGCTGCGCTGCATGAGTTTCGCCGGCTGGGTGCCTTGGCTACTGGACAGCCTTGATGATCAGATTCCAGCCGCATTGGAAACCTATGCGTTCCAGCTCTCGGTACTGCTGCCGAGACTCCGCCGTAAGACGCGATCCATCACGAGCTGGCGTGCCTGGCTGCCCACCCAACCGATACACCGCGCCTGTCCGCTCTGCCTGAACGATCCGGAGAACCAAGCCGTACTGCTCGCGTGGAAGCTGCCCCTGATGCTGAGCTGCCCACTGCATGGCTGCTGGCTGGAATCCTATTGGGGCGTGCCAGGGCGGTTTCTCGGCTGGGAGAACGCCGACGCCGAACCGCGCACTGCCAGCGACGCGATTGCGGCGATGGACCAGCGTACCTGGCAGGCACTGACGACCGGCCACGTGGAGTTGCCGCGCCGACGCATCCACGCCGGATTGTGGTTTAGGCTGCTACGCACGCTGCTCGATGAGCTGAACACCCCGCTTTCGACGTGCGGCACCTACGCGGGGTATCTCCGCCAAATCTGGGAATGCTGCGGGCATCCGCTGCGTGCTGGGCAAAGTCTGTGGCGACCGTATGAAACCCTGAACCCGGCAGTACGGTTGCAGATGCTGGAGGCGGCGGCAACGGCAATCAGCTTGATTGAGGTGAGGGATATAAGCCCGCCAGGCGAGCACGCAAAGCTATTCTGGTCCGAGCCCCAAACCGGGTTCACCAGTGGCCTGCCGGCGAAAGCGCCGAAGCCCGAACCCGTCGATCACTGGCAGCGTGCAATCCAGGCCATTGATGAGGCCATCATTGAAGCACGACACAACCCCGAGACGGCACGCTCGCTGTTCGCGTTGGCTTCCTATGGTCGGCGCGACCCCGCTTCCTTGGAACAGTTGCGCGCCACCTTCGCGAAGGAAGGCATCCCCCCGGAATTTCTGTCACATTATGAGCCTAGCCTACCCTTTGCATGCCTTAGACAGAATGACGGGTTAAGTGACAAATTTTGA
- a CDS encoding recombinase family protein, translating to MLIGYMRVSKADGSQATDLQRDALVAAGVDPAHLYEDQASGKREDRPGLASCLKALRPGDTLVVWKLDRLGRDLRHLINTVHDLTGRGIGLKVLTGHGAAIDTTTAAGKLVFGIFAALAEFERELIAERTVAGLASARARGRKGGRPFKMTAAKLRLAMAAMGQSETKVGDLCQELGITRQTLYRHISPKGELRPDGEKLLSRI from the coding sequence ATGCTGATTGGCTACATGCGAGTATCGAAGGCGGATGGCTCCCAGGCGACGGACTTGCAGCGCGATGCGCTGGTCGCGGCCGGTGTTGATCCGGCGCATCTCTATGAAGACCAAGCGTCCGGAAAACGCGAGGATCGTCCCGGTCTGGCGAGCTGTCTGAAGGCACTACGGCCAGGCGACACGTTGGTCGTTTGGAAACTGGATCGGCTCGGGCGCGACCTGCGCCATCTGATCAATACCGTCCATGACCTGACCGGACGCGGCATCGGCCTCAAGGTGCTGACCGGGCACGGCGCGGCCATTGACACCACGACCGCCGCCGGCAAGCTGGTCTTCGGTATCTTCGCCGCGCTGGCCGAGTTCGAGCGCGAGTTGATCGCCGAGCGCACCGTGGCGGGCCTGGCCTCAGCACGGGCACGCGGCCGGAAAGGCGGCCGGCCGTTCAAGATGACCGCCGCCAAGCTGCGGCTGGCGATGGCGGCAATGGGGCAGTCAGAGACCAAGGTCGGCGACCTGTGCCAGGAACTTGGCATCACGCGGCAGACCCTGTATCGGCATATTTCACCCAAGGGCGAGCTACGTCCAGATGGCGAGAAGCTACTCAGCCGAATTTGA
- the merE gene encoding broad-spectrum mercury transporter MerE produces the protein MNSPERMPAETHKPFTGYLWGTLAVLTCPCHLSILAAVLAGTTAGAFLVEYWVITALGLTGLFLLSLARALRAFRERS, from the coding sequence ATGAACAGCCCCGAGCGCATGCCGGCCGAGACGCACAAACCGTTCACCGGCTACCTGTGGGGCACGCTGGCCGTGCTGACTTGCCCCTGCCACCTGTCCATCCTCGCTGCCGTGCTGGCCGGCACAACCGCCGGTGCATTCCTTGTCGAGTATTGGGTCATCACGGCGCTCGGTTTGACCGGCCTGTTTCTTCTGTCACTGGCGCGGGCGTTGCGGGCATTCAGGGAAAGATCATGA
- the merD gene encoding mercury resistance co-regulator MerD: MNAYTVSRLALDAGVSVHIVRDYLLRGLLRPVACTTGGYGLFDDAALQRLCFVRAAFEAGIGLGALARLCRALDAANCDETAAQLAVLRQFVERRREALANLEVQLAAMPTAPAQHAESLP, encoded by the coding sequence ATGAACGCCTACACGGTGTCCCGGCTGGCCCTTGATGCCGGGGTGAGCGTGCATATCGTGCGCGACTACCTGCTGCGCGGATTGCTGCGGCCAGTCGCCTGCACCACGGGTGGCTACGGCCTGTTCGATGACGCCGCCTTGCAGCGACTGTGCTTCGTGCGGGCCGCCTTCGAGGCGGGCATCGGCCTCGGCGCATTGGCGCGGCTGTGCCGGGCGCTGGATGCGGCGAACTGCGATGAAACTGCCGCGCAGCTTGCTGTGCTGCGTCAGTTCGTCGAACGCCGGCGCGAAGCGTTGGCCAATCTGGAAGTGCAGTTGGCCGCCATGCCGACCGCGCCGGCACAGCATGCGGAGAGTTTGCCATGA
- the merB gene encoding organomercurial lyase MerB — translation MKHTRYITEIAESLAPANQPEGFGQLFVVLLRELAKGRPVSQTTLAMSLDWPAQQVNAVLERATSTEYDSDGNIVGYGLTLRETSHIFEIDGRRLYAWCALDTLMFPALIGQTARVSSHCAATGAPVSLTVSPSEIQAVEPAGMAVSLVLPQEAADVRQSFCCHVHFFASVPTAEDWASKHQGLEGLAIVSVHEAFGLGQEFNRHLLQTMSSRTP, via the coding sequence ATGAAACATACACGCTACATCACCGAAATTGCTGAAAGTCTGGCGCCAGCTAATCAGCCCGAAGGGTTCGGGCAGCTGTTCGTCGTGCTGCTGCGTGAGCTGGCCAAGGGGCGTCCGGTTTCGCAAACGACACTTGCCATGTCTCTCGACTGGCCTGCTCAGCAAGTGAATGCCGTGCTCGAACGGGCCACCAGTACCGAGTACGATAGTGATGGGAATATCGTTGGTTATGGCCTCACCTTGCGCGAGACTTCGCATATCTTCGAGATTGATGGCCGCCGTCTATACGCCTGGTGCGCACTGGACACTCTGATGTTTCCGGCCCTCATTGGCCAGACGGCGCGCGTGTCGTCGCATTGCGCTGCAACCGGAGCACCCGTTTCACTCACGGTTTCACCCAGCGAGATACAGGCTGTCGAACCTGCCGGCATGGCGGTGTCCTTGGTATTGCCGCAGGAAGCAGCCGACGTTCGTCAGTCCTTCTGTTGCCATGTACATTTCTTTGCATCTGTCCCGACGGCGGAAGACTGGGCCTCCAAGCATCAAGGATTGGAAGGATTGGCGATCGTCAGTGTCCACGAGGCTTTCGGCTTGGGCCAGGAGTTTAATCGACATCTGTTGCAGACCATGTCATCTAGGACACCGTGA
- the merB gene encoding organomercurial lyase MerB, whose product MKHTRYITEIAESLAPANQPEGFGQLFVVLLRELAKGRPVSQTTLAMSLDWPAQQVNAVLERATSTEYDSDGNIVGYGLTLRETSHIFEIDGRRLYAWCALDTLMFPALIGQTARVSSHCAATGAPVSLTVSPNEIRDIAPTDAAVSLVLPQETADIRQSFCCHVHFFASVVTAKDWASKHQGVEIVSVQDAFRLGQELNRHMLQTIPSRKS is encoded by the coding sequence ATGAAACATACACGCTACATCACCGAAATTGCTGAAAGTCTGGCGCCAGCTAATCAGCCCGAAGGGTTCGGGCAGCTGTTCGTCGTGCTGCTGCGTGAGCTGGCCAAGGGGCGTCCGGTTTCGCAAACGACACTTGCCATGTCTCTCGACTGGCCTGCTCAGCAAGTGAATGCCGTGCTCGAACGGGCCACCAGTACCGAGTACGATAGTGATGGGAATATCGTTGGTTATGGCCTCACCTTGCGCGAGACTTCGCATATCTTCGAGATTGATGGCCGCCGTCTATACGCCTGGTGCGCACTGGACACTCTGATGTTTCCGGCCCTCATTGGCCAGACGGCGCGCGTGTCGTCGCATTGCGCTGCAACCGGAGCACCAGTTTCACTCACGGTTTCGCCGAACGAAATCCGGGATATCGCACCGACCGACGCCGCAGTGTCGTTGGTCCTGCCGCAGGAAACAGCGGACATTCGTCAGTCATTCTGTTGCCACGTCCATTTCTTTGCATCGGTCGTGACGGCGAAAGATTGGGCCTCCAAGCATCAAGGCGTGGAGATCGTAAGCGTCCAAGATGCCTTCCGCTTGGGCCAAGAGCTTAATCGACATATGCTGCAGACCATTCCATCGAGAAAATCGTGA
- the merB gene encoding organomercurial lyase MerB, producing MKLAPYILERLTSVNRTNGTADLLVPLLRELAKGRPVSQTTLAMSLDWPAQQVNAVLERATSTEYDSDGNIVGYGLTLRETSHIFEIDGRRLYAWCALDTLMFPALIGQTARVSSHCAATGAPVSLTVSPNEIRDIAPTDAAVSLVLPQETADIRQSFCCHVHFFASVVTAKDWASKHQGVEIVSVQDAFRLGQELNRHMLQTIPSRKS from the coding sequence ATGAAGCTCGCCCCATATATTTTAGAACGTCTCACTTCGGTCAATCGTACCAATGGTACTGCGGATCTCTTGGTCCCGCTACTGCGGGAACTCGCCAAGGGGCGTCCGGTTTCGCAAACGACACTTGCCATGTCTCTCGACTGGCCTGCTCAGCAAGTGAATGCCGTGCTCGAACGGGCCACCAGTACCGAGTACGATAGTGATGGGAATATCGTTGGTTATGGCCTCACCTTGCGCGAGACTTCGCATATCTTCGAGATTGATGGCCGCCGTCTATACGCCTGGTGCGCACTGGACACTCTGATGTTTCCGGCCCTCATTGGCCAGACGGCGCGCGTGTCGTCGCATTGCGCTGCAACCGGAGCACCAGTTTCACTCACGGTTTCGCCGAACGAAATCCGGGATATCGCACCGACCGACGCCGCAGTGTCGTTGGTCCTGCCGCAGGAAACAGCGGACATTCGTCAGTCATTCTGTTGCCACGTCCATTTCTTTGCATCGGTCGTGACGGCGAAAGATTGGGCCTCCAAGCATCAAGGCGTGGAGATCGTAAGCGTCCAAGATGCCTTCCGCTTGGGCCAAGAGCTTAATCGACATATGCTGCAGACCATTCCATCGAGAAAATCGTGA
- a CDS encoding mercury resistance transcriptional regulator MerR — protein MENNLENLTIGVFAKAAGVNVETIRFYQRKGLLPEPDKPYGSIRRYGAADVTRVRFVKSAQRLGFSLDEIAELLRLDDGTHCEEASSLAEHKLQDVREKMADLARMEAVLSDLVCACHSRQGNVSCPLIASLQGGTSLAGASTA, from the coding sequence ATGGAAAATAATTTGGAGAACCTGACCATTGGCGTTTTTGCCAAGGCAGCCGGCGTCAACGTGGAGACCATCCGGTTCTATCAGCGCAAGGGCTTGTTGCCCGAGCCGGACAAGCCCTATGGCAGCATTCGCCGCTATGGCGCGGCGGACGTGACACGGGTGCGATTCGTGAAATCGGCCCAGCGGTTGGGCTTCAGCCTGGATGAAATCGCCGAGTTGCTGCGGCTCGACGATGGCACCCACTGCGAGGAGGCCAGCAGCCTGGCCGAGCACAAGCTCCAAGACGTGCGCGAGAAGATGGCCGATTTGGCGCGCATGGAGGCTGTGCTGTCTGACCTGGTGTGCGCCTGCCATTCGCGGCAGGGGAATGTTTCGTGTCCGCTGATTGCGTCGTTGCAAGGTGGAACGAGCTTGGCAGGGGCTTCCACAGCTTAG